The genome window CCTTAAGATCATTAATCTGAAACTTAGAATGTTGACATCTAGATTGCTGATGCTGCTACATTTGTAGACTTAATTGTTCTACTACCGTGGACAATTGTTTGTTTAGATATATCCACATATGCTTTGCTCCATATATCTAAAACAACACGCTTTTAAATGTGTTCAGCATTGATCGAAGACTCGCGCTAGGCGCGAGCAAGTTACTAGTATAAATCAATTGCAGGTCAAGAGTATATAGATCTtagcctccctccctctccctttgCATACAGTCATACATATGAAAAAAAAGGAGAGCTAGCTAGCAACCTGAAATAACAGGAATGATGCGATTAGGGAGGGAGGGAAGGAAGAAGTTGTAGGTACGTACATTAGAGCTGATGAGTTGGCAATGGTCATTATCTCGGCGGAAGAGGTAAACACACTTGTAGTCGATGCAGTCCCTGGCAACAACGGTGCCATAGACTTGGATGGGGAAGTCGATATCCGAGCATGCAATCTTGACAGATAGGATGTTTATCGACGCACAATTCACACACATCTTGTCTTGCCAGGGTCTGTTGGTAAATCTCATCGGACCAACGGGCGCTGTGAGGAAGCACATGTAATGAACTAATGATATATGTATAATGGAACCAATAAGCAGGAACAAATCACACATGCTGACATGCAGTCAAGAACATGAGTCAGTTAAGAATTACTGTGACTGCCTGAGGAACTTACACTCCTCtgtgtggtcgaaggtgtagatgTTGCCGACACAGCAGATACTGTTGAGGTATTCGCCACCCTGCTTGACATCGAAGTCGATGATGCGTGCCAGACCTTCACACTCGCGGGCGCCGCTCATGTCCCCCTGGTCCTGGAGTTGACGCGCCTTCTGCAGCTTCTCCTCCCTCAGCCTCTCCGCCTCCGCCGCCCGGTCGGCCTCGGTCATGCCGGAGAGATCTAGAGGCCTCTTCAGGTTGGCGAGGCGCGAGTACTCGCGCGTCAAGGCCTGTCGGCGCGTCGTCAAGCGGAGCAGGAACTCGTCGGCTGCTGCTCCAAGCTCCTCTCTGGCGAGAATCCTGTCATCTGTTGCGTCCTCGAATAGCAACCGCAGACAGGTCAtgcgctcctccaactcctgcgcCTCTTGCCGCGTGTGCGTCGTCCTCTTGTCTGCCTCCTCCGGCGGCATCAACCAAGGCAACGCCTCTGCTGATCGGTCGAACTCGCTCATGCCTGAGAGATCCAGATCCAACTTGGCAGATGCGAGGCGCAACCACTCCTGCAACAAGGACCGTCGCTGCTCCTCGCCGAATCGGCTGCCAGCGACAAGCCTTGCGGCCGCAATTTTGTCCCTGAGAGAGTCCAggcgctcctccaactcctgcgc of Zea mays cultivar B73 chromosome 8, Zm-B73-REFERENCE-NAM-5.0, whole genome shotgun sequence contains these proteins:
- the LOC109941441 gene encoding uncharacterized protein; its protein translation is MAEGETSAEEKRRWTGPPEAQELEETKRRRTGPPEAQELEERLDSLRDKIAAARLVAGSRFGEEQRRSLLQEWLRLASAKLDLDLSGMSEFDRSAEALPWLMPPEEADKRTTHTRQEAQELEERMTCLRLLFEDATDDRILAREELGAAADEFLLRLTTRRQALTREYSRLANLKRPLDLSGMTEADRAAEAERLREEKLQKARQLQDQGDMSGARECEGLARIIDFDVKQGGEYLNSICCVGNIYTFDHTEESPVGPMRFTNRPWQDKMCVNCASINILSVKIACSDIDFPIQVYGTVVARDCIDYKCVYLFRRDNDHCQLISSNEESLILTGPKRGLALWYDADYVQTDLWVKDRQGHCKQFSKGIVRIPGNQVFDKCEPETVSLATRLSTVDVTYDVVECAVEATVAAEVTQGEFYGAMTAHTTRSKRRIVLFDSQVGGDKCHGLIQLMRPVVSVSVMDKLKIFATTAAGVSTGVEVTPRWNGGHEFVLTLGDATICVKVTWSMVDPRL